One region of Epilithonimonas zeae genomic DNA includes:
- a CDS encoding SDR family oxidoreductase has translation MSTFNNKLAIVTGGNSGIGYATAKELIANGAKVIITGRRREAVEKAAEELGAIPFVADQGKLEDIETLKADVEKQFGKVDILFINAGITGTLGSIENMSAENFDNVMGINFRGAYFTLSKFIPLLSDGASVVFLSSNVATTSKPNSSIYQASKAALNSIAKTAAAELAPRKIRVNLVSPGPTKTEIMTKAGLDEKTLEGLDEWLISGIPLQKMGTAEDVAKAVVYLSDNSVASFMTGTEILIDGGMIL, from the coding sequence ATGAGTACATTTAATAACAAATTAGCCATCGTAACGGGCGGAAACAGCGGAATTGGATATGCAACCGCAAAAGAATTAATTGCAAATGGAGCAAAAGTAATCATCACAGGAAGACGAAGAGAAGCTGTTGAAAAAGCTGCGGAAGAATTGGGAGCCATTCCGTTTGTAGCCGATCAGGGAAAACTGGAAGATATTGAAACGTTAAAAGCTGATGTTGAAAAACAATTTGGAAAAGTAGATATTTTGTTCATCAATGCAGGAATCACAGGAACTTTAGGCTCTATCGAAAATATGAGTGCTGAAAATTTTGACAATGTGATGGGTATTAATTTCAGAGGAGCTTATTTTACTTTGAGTAAATTTATTCCTCTACTGAGCGATGGCGCTTCGGTGGTATTCCTTTCATCGAATGTTGCCACAACTTCCAAACCCAACAGCTCGATTTATCAGGCAAGTAAAGCAGCTCTAAATTCTATTGCAAAAACAGCCGCTGCCGAATTGGCACCAAGGAAAATCAGAGTAAATTTGGTAAGTCCAGGCCCGACAAAAACAGAAATTATGACAAAAGCCGGATTGGACGAAAAAACCCTGGAAGGTCTTGATGAATGGCTGATCAGCGGAATTCCTTTACAAAAAATGGGAACTGCGGAAGATGTTGCCAAAGCTGTTGTTTACTTATCAGACAATTCTGTGGCAAGCTTTATGACGGGGACTGAAATCCTTATCGATGGCGGAATGATTTTATAA
- a CDS encoding heme-binding domain-containing protein, with product MDTVKKKKSPIAIAFLVILGIFGGLQIFNQPLEGKATTKQIEAPREVISILENSCFNCHSNQQNLSWYDKIAPISWAVNKDVKRAREVLNFSEYDVSPAEHKGNMYAILNMMQSGKMPLHNYTLLHPSAKITQQDIDVIKKYTLSLASANPAKKEEKIIHQNIKISENNTPSKFPVSPNGVKYTDDYKNWKVISMSTLFDNSVRVIYGNDIAVKAIETENFHPWPDGSMVVKSVWKQEKLADGEIRAGEFVNAQFMVKDSKKYTDTEGWGFAKFSGPDLHPTGKTADFARESCIACHRQLAEKTGYLFDVPMKVNTERLIKNLQK from the coding sequence ATGGATACGGTAAAAAAGAAAAAAAGTCCCATTGCCATTGCTTTTCTGGTGATTTTGGGAATCTTTGGAGGATTACAGATTTTCAATCAGCCATTGGAAGGGAAAGCAACAACAAAACAAATTGAAGCACCTCGTGAAGTGATCTCTATTTTGGAAAATTCCTGTTTCAACTGTCATTCAAATCAGCAAAATCTGAGCTGGTATGATAAAATCGCTCCCATTTCCTGGGCAGTAAACAAAGATGTGAAAAGAGCCAGAGAAGTTCTTAACTTCTCAGAATATGATGTGTCTCCGGCGGAACATAAGGGAAATATGTATGCTATTCTTAATATGATGCAAAGCGGAAAAATGCCGCTACATAACTACACGCTCCTTCATCCGTCTGCAAAAATTACACAACAGGATATTGATGTCATTAAAAAATACACCCTTTCATTAGCCAGTGCAAATCCTGCAAAAAAAGAAGAAAAAATTATTCATCAAAATATTAAAATCTCTGAAAATAATACGCCTTCAAAATTTCCGGTTTCACCCAACGGCGTAAAATATACCGACGATTATAAAAACTGGAAAGTCATCAGTATGAGTACCCTTTTTGACAATTCGGTGAGAGTGATTTACGGAAATGATATTGCTGTAAAAGCCATTGAAACAGAAAATTTTCACCCGTGGCCGGATGGAAGTATGGTTGTAAAATCAGTTTGGAAGCAGGAAAAATTAGCCGATGGAGAAATCAGAGCCGGAGAATTTGTAAACGCACAATTTATGGTTAAAGATTCGAAAAAATATACCGATACCGAAGGTTGGGGATTTGCGAAATTTTCAGGACCGGATCTTCATCCCACAGGAAAAACAGCAGATTTTGCCAGAGAATCCTGCATCGCCTGTCACCGCCAGTTAGCAGAAAAAACAGGATATCTTTTTGATGTTCCTATGAAAGTAAATACCGAAAGATTAATTAAAAACCTTCAGAAATAA
- a CDS encoding sensor histidine kinase, with protein MQQQKIKISPAVIWISSIFLGALSSVPQLASHAFNWKEAVVNSAITAAFSIIMWYLNIYMLNQSSGKRRQQISYSRLMVILAFGMVVMFGLAWVQQLILSHINFGPTMLMVEVRGILINLVCYMFLTLLQNNYTGQQVQLELEKVKSDNLGAQFELLKQQINPHFLFNSLNTLKSMAETNDSETVDFIMKLSDFYRFTLESRKLDLITVQEEMKIIDSYIFLQKARFGDGITLTNELNNDVLKTLIPPFTLQLLVENCIKHNVVSQSKPLHIRIYNAENKLIIENPIQKKMTVEDSLGIGLDNVKLRYKHLVEQEIEINSDEKTFQIKLPFINEYHHH; from the coding sequence ATGCAACAGCAAAAAATAAAAATTTCACCAGCCGTCATCTGGATAAGTTCCATCTTTTTGGGAGCTTTATCTTCGGTTCCGCAGCTCGCTTCCCACGCTTTCAACTGGAAGGAAGCAGTCGTGAATTCCGCTATCACAGCGGCTTTTTCCATCATTATGTGGTATCTCAACATTTATATGCTCAATCAAAGTTCAGGAAAGAGAAGGCAGCAGATTTCGTATTCGAGGCTGATGGTGATCCTGGCTTTCGGAATGGTCGTGATGTTTGGTCTGGCCTGGGTACAGCAGCTTATTTTGTCACACATAAATTTTGGCCCAACGATGCTGATGGTCGAGGTTCGCGGGATTTTAATCAACCTTGTTTGCTATATGTTTTTAACCTTGCTTCAAAACAATTACACTGGGCAGCAGGTTCAATTGGAACTGGAAAAAGTAAAAAGTGATAATCTCGGAGCTCAGTTTGAATTATTAAAACAACAGATCAATCCTCATTTTCTTTTTAATAGCCTAAATACATTAAAATCAATGGCGGAAACCAATGATTCTGAAACGGTTGATTTCATTATGAAACTCTCCGATTTCTATAGATTTACCTTAGAAAGCAGAAAATTAGACTTGATTACCGTTCAGGAAGAAATGAAAATTATCGATTCATATATTTTCCTGCAAAAAGCCCGTTTTGGGGATGGAATTACCTTGACGAACGAACTCAATAATGATGTTTTAAAAACATTAATTCCACCTTTTACCTTACAATTATTAGTTGAAAATTGCATTAAACACAATGTAGTTTCACAAAGCAAGCCTTTACACATCAGGATTTATAATGCTGAAAATAAATTAATTATTGAAAATCCAATTCAGAAGAAAATGACCGTTGAAGATTCATTGGGAATTGGGCTTGATAATGTAAAACTACGCTACAAACATCTTGTAGAACAGGAAATAGAAATTAATTCAGACGAAAAAACTTTTCAAATAAAACTCCCATTTATTAATGAATATCATCATCATTGA
- a CDS encoding LytR/AlgR family response regulator transcription factor, translated as MNIIIIEDEFRAAKSLQNLILDLKPDAKILGVYDSIEMSVEALSKDMKPDLIFMDIHLSDGLSFEIFKQIEITCPVVFCTAFDQYMLDAFKSKGVDYVLKPFSREDIAEALRKVDELKKFFQKNELPDLEALLKNINQPQPVSKSSFLVFKNQKYTTILTENIAYFYIHNEITHLVTFDKEQFQLTQSLGQVAEQVSDKQFFRVNRQYLVNFKAIKEMEHYFQRKILVKLIIETPEKLLINKEKTHSFFTWLEDR; from the coding sequence ATGAATATCATCATCATTGAAGACGAATTCCGGGCGGCAAAATCGCTTCAGAATTTAATATTAGACTTAAAACCGGACGCTAAAATCCTTGGCGTTTACGACAGCATCGAAATGAGTGTCGAAGCGTTGTCAAAGGATATGAAACCCGATCTGATTTTTATGGATATCCATCTGTCAGACGGACTTTCCTTTGAAATTTTCAAGCAGATCGAAATTACTTGTCCGGTGGTTTTTTGCACCGCTTTCGACCAATATATGTTAGACGCTTTTAAAAGTAAAGGCGTCGATTATGTGTTAAAACCTTTCTCCAGAGAAGACATTGCGGAGGCGTTGAGAAAAGTGGATGAATTAAAAAAATTCTTTCAGAAAAATGAACTTCCCGATTTAGAAGCTCTGTTAAAAAACATAAATCAGCCACAACCGGTAAGCAAAAGCAGTTTCTTGGTTTTTAAAAATCAAAAATATACGACGATTCTTACGGAAAACATTGCTTATTTCTATATTCACAACGAGATTACCCATCTCGTAACTTTTGATAAAGAACAGTTTCAGCTGACTCAATCTTTGGGACAGGTTGCCGAACAGGTTTCTGATAAACAATTTTTCAGGGTAAACCGACAGTATTTGGTCAATTTTAAGGCCATCAAAGAAATGGAGCATTATTTTCAGCGAAAAATATTGGTTAAATTAATTATTGAAACCCCTGAAAAGCTTTTAATTAATAAAGAAAAGACGCATAGTTTTTTCACCTGGCTGGAAGACCGTTAA